The following proteins come from a genomic window of Gossypium raimondii isolate GPD5lz chromosome 5, ASM2569854v1, whole genome shotgun sequence:
- the LOC105770866 gene encoding agamous-like MADS-box protein AGL80, translated as MGRKATVYELISNEYARKTTLKKRKAGLLKKLSELTTLCGVAACAIIFSSYDAQPDVWPSKAEACQVLKKFKSSPAQQRGKNMMDQTVLLKRSILQLNGRLEKRKKKNRELEKELALAETMAGENNCDWNNLEQLKELDYQLQENIKLITDKIKS; from the coding sequence ATGGGCAGAAAGGCAACTGTGTATGAGTTGATTTCTAACGAATATGCCAGGAAAACGACTCTAAAGAAGCGAAAGGCCGGGCTGCTGAAGAAGCTGAGTGAACTGACAACCCTTTGCGGTGTTGCTGCTTGTGCTATAATCTTCAGTTCTTACGATGCACAACCGGATGTTTGGCCGTCCAAAGCCGAAGCATGTCAAGTTCTCAAAAAGTTCAAGAGTTCACCGGCACAGCAACGAGGTAAGAATATGATGGACCAAACCGTTCTTCTTAAAAGAAGCATATTGCAGTTGAATGGTAGGTTAGAgaaacgaaaaaagaaaaaccgaGAGCTGGAGAAGGAACTTGCTTTGGCCGAAACCATGGCAGGTGAAAATAACTGTGATTGGAATAATTTAGAGCAGTTGAAAGAATTGGATTATCAATTGCAGGAAAATATTAAGCTTATCACCGATAAGATTAAGAGTTAA